CACGAGGCGGGCCACGTGGTGGGCCGGCACTCGGCGCGCGCCATGGTGAACGCCTACGGCCTGCAGGCCATCACCCAGGTGGCGCTGGGCCAGAACCCGGGCACCGCCGCGCAGATCGCCGCGCAGCTGGCGGGCGGCGGACTTCAGCTGGCGCACGGCCGCAGCGAGGAGACGGAAGCGGACGAGTACGGCGCGAAGTACGCCTCCGCCGCGGGCTTCGACCCCAACGGCCTCATCACCTTCTTCCAGAAGCTGCAGAAGGAGCAGGGCTCCACGCCGGGCGTGCTCAAGTGGCTGTCCACGCACCCCACCAACGAGGACCGCATCGCGCACCTGCGGAAGATCATCGCGCAGCAGGGCCTCAAGGGCGACCGCAACGCCCCGGGCGGGCTGACGGCCATCCAGGCGAAGCTGCCCAAGCAGTAGCCGTCATTCGCCTGCCGGTCCCCGGCGCCTCTCAGTGCACGGGCGGGTTGTCGCTCCCGTCCGGCATCAGGCCCGGGGGCTCCGGGTCCTTGCCCTCCGCCACGCGGCGCTTGCGCTTGAACAGCGCGAGCCGCGTCTTCCGGGCGCTGGCGGCGCTCTTGGCCGCGCCGGGCGTCTTGAGGGGCGGCTCCAGGGGCGCGGGCTGGCCGAAGTCGCGCGCGCCCTTCGCCTTCCCCTCCGCGGAGGCGTGCTCCAGGATGGCGTTGAGCTCCCCTCCGAGGATGAAGATGAGCCCGGAGATGTAGAGCCACAAGAGCAACACCACCACGCCACCGATGGAGCCGTAGGTGACGTCGTACTTGCCGAAGTGCTCCACGTACTGGGTGAAGCCCCAGGTGCTGCCCAGCCACGACAGGGTGCCAATGACGGAGCCCGGGGTGATGTACTTGAAGCGCTGCTTCACGTCCGGCAGCAGGTAGTAGCAGAGCGACAGCATCAGCATCACCAGCGCCGCGGTGAAGGGCCAGCGCAGCCAGGACCAGACGAGGTGGAACTCGTCGATGAGCGCCAACTTGTCCGCCACCCACGCCCCCACGCGCCCGCCCAGCAGCAGGATGGCGAAGGACAGGGGGATGAGCAGGCCGCCCAGCAGCGTCACCAGCAGCGCCAGGCCCTGCGTCTTCCAGTACGGCCGGGACTCCGACACGTCGTAGGCCAGGTTGAGCGCCTTGCGCAGGGCGTCCACGCCGCGCGACGCCGTCCACAGCGCCACGATGAGACCCACGGTGAGCAGCTTGGGGCGCGTCTCCCCGACGATGGACGTCAGGTGCTGGCTCACCACGCCCAGCGCGTCGCCGGGCACCAGCGGGCGGATGCGGTCCATCATCGCGTCCACGGCGCCGGGCGCGAACGGCATGTACGCCACCAGCGTGACCAGGAAGAACAGGAAGGGGAACAGGGAGAAGATGAAGTAGTAGGACAGCTGCGCCGCCACGTCGGTGACGGTGTCCTCCTCAATCTCCTTCCAGAAGCGACGCGCGAACTCCCTCCACGTCAGGTACTTGAGCCGTGGCAGCCCCATGTGGTTCCCCCTCGGGTCTGTGGGGAGCCAATGTGTGAACGGCCCGGCCATTCGGCAGCAGGCAGCCGGCCGAGCGCTCGCGGCCGGAGGTACTGGCGGCGTGCCGGGTGTTGAACGCTAGACGAGCCCGGAGGGCAGGTAGCGGCCCAGGAGCGGACGCAGGCGGCTCTTCACCTCCGCGGGGATGCGGGTGCGGT
The sequence above is drawn from the Corallococcus sp. NCRR genome and encodes:
- a CDS encoding M48 family metallopeptidase → MQRMVTALLTLTLASGLSTGCAKQRVGAEKAIASVLISDEQENQLGLQVKKELETKENVKYVEDPEVLAYVRNISQPILAQANKDRSGVKWKVNVINDPKTVNAFATPGGFLYVYTGLLLAADTEAELAGVMAHEAGHVVGRHSARAMVNAYGLQAITQVALGQNPGTAAQIAAQLAGGGLQLAHGRSEETEADEYGAKYASAAGFDPNGLITFFQKLQKEQGSTPGVLKWLSTHPTNEDRIAHLRKIIAQQGLKGDRNAPGGLTAIQAKLPKQ
- a CDS encoding YihY/virulence factor BrkB family protein, with product MGLPRLKYLTWREFARRFWKEIEEDTVTDVAAQLSYYFIFSLFPFLFFLVTLVAYMPFAPGAVDAMMDRIRPLVPGDALGVVSQHLTSIVGETRPKLLTVGLIVALWTASRGVDALRKALNLAYDVSESRPYWKTQGLALLVTLLGGLLIPLSFAILLLGGRVGAWVADKLALIDEFHLVWSWLRWPFTAALVMLMLSLCYYLLPDVKQRFKYITPGSVIGTLSWLGSTWGFTQYVEHFGKYDVTYGSIGGVVVLLLWLYISGLIFILGGELNAILEHASAEGKAKGARDFGQPAPLEPPLKTPGAAKSAASARKTRLALFKRKRRVAEGKDPEPPGLMPDGSDNPPVH